Proteins encoded by one window of Pseudomonas sp. LS44:
- a CDS encoding amino acid permease — MIAIGGSIGTGLFVASGSTVATAGPGGALLAYALIGLMVFFLMTSLGELAAYIPDSGSFCTYGSRFIDEGFGFAMGWNYWYNWAVTIAAELVAAQLVMSFWFPDVPGLYWSAIFLALMFLLNFFSVKGFGESEFWFALIKVIAVVIFIGVGLASIIGIMHGIDSPGFSNFTSGDAPFVGGLQAMVGVAMIAGFSFQGTELIGVAAGESENPQKTIPVAIRQVFWRILMFYILSIFVIGMLIPYTDPNLLKTGDASISTSPFTLLFERAGLAAAAGVMNAVILSAILSAGNSGMYASARMLYTMAVQHKAPKLFSRLSQNGVPRNALYATTLIGALCFLTSFVGDKTVYTWLLNTSGMCGFIVWLGIAISHYRFRKGFVLQGGDLNELPYRAKWFPFGPLFAFCLCLAITLGQNYQAFFGEQIDWAGLVATYISLPLFLAIWWGYRLKNHSQFVRYEEMNVRSAHEQE; from the coding sequence ATGATCGCCATCGGCGGCTCGATCGGCACCGGGCTGTTCGTTGCTTCCGGCAGCACGGTGGCCACCGCCGGCCCCGGCGGCGCACTGCTGGCCTACGCGCTGATCGGCCTGATGGTGTTCTTCCTGATGACCAGCCTGGGCGAATTGGCCGCCTACATTCCGGACTCCGGCTCGTTCTGCACTTATGGCAGTCGCTTCATCGACGAGGGTTTCGGCTTCGCCATGGGCTGGAACTATTGGTACAACTGGGCGGTGACCATCGCCGCCGAGCTGGTCGCGGCGCAATTGGTGATGAGCTTCTGGTTCCCCGACGTGCCCGGCCTGTACTGGAGCGCGATATTTCTCGCCTTGATGTTCTTGCTCAACTTCTTCTCGGTGAAGGGTTTCGGTGAGAGCGAGTTCTGGTTCGCGCTGATCAAGGTGATCGCCGTGGTGATCTTCATCGGCGTCGGCCTGGCGAGCATCATCGGCATCATGCATGGCATCGACTCGCCCGGATTCAGCAACTTCACCAGTGGCGACGCGCCCTTCGTCGGCGGCCTGCAGGCGATGGTCGGGGTGGCGATGATTGCCGGCTTCTCGTTCCAGGGCACCGAGCTGATCGGGGTCGCCGCCGGCGAGTCGGAGAACCCGCAGAAGACCATTCCGGTGGCGATCCGCCAGGTGTTCTGGCGCATCCTGATGTTCTACATCCTGTCGATCTTCGTCATCGGCATGCTGATTCCGTATACCGACCCCAACCTGCTGAAGACCGGCGATGCGAGCATCAGCACTTCGCCATTCACCCTGCTGTTCGAGCGCGCCGGGCTGGCTGCGGCGGCCGGGGTAATGAACGCGGTGATCCTCTCGGCGATCCTCTCGGCCGGTAACTCCGGCATGTATGCTTCGGCGCGCATGCTTTACACCATGGCCGTGCAGCACAAGGCGCCCAAGCTGTTCAGCCGCCTGTCGCAGAACGGCGTGCCACGCAACGCGCTGTACGCGACCACGCTGATCGGTGCGCTGTGCTTCCTCACCAGCTTCGTCGGCGACAAGACAGTGTACACCTGGCTGCTGAATACCTCGGGAATGTGCGGCTTCATCGTTTGGCTGGGTATTGCCATCTCCCACTACCGCTTCCGCAAGGGCTTCGTGCTGCAAGGCGGCGATCTCAACGAGCTGCCCTATCGCGCCAAGTGGTTTCCATTCGGCCCGCTGTTCGCCTTCTGCCTGTGTCTGGCGATTACCCTCGGGCAGAACTATCAGGCCTTCTTTGGCGAGCAGATCGACTGGGCCGGGCTGGTCGCCACGTACATCAGCTTGCCGCTGTTCCTCGCCATCTGGTGGGGCTATCGGCTGAAAAATCACTCGCAATTCGTGCGCTACGAGGAAATGAACGTACGCTCGGCCCACGAGCAAGAGTGA
- a CDS encoding SOS response-associated peptidase, whose product MCGRYALFRWSPAFAALPGFPADQQPAWSIAPNSQVLLVRSVGGQRQLERVRWGLTPAWLTDLTKTPAQARAETLAEQPMFREAFVARRGLLPANGFYEWRGSVRKRPYWLTGEAPTLYFAALWEAYPVSGHTYLSAAVVTLAAANQRRPLILDEAGQAAWLAAETALPELHGLLCQAQPQLRERPLATLVNDPKLNGPECLTPA is encoded by the coding sequence ATGTGTGGACGTTATGCCCTGTTCCGCTGGTCGCCCGCATTTGCGGCGTTACCCGGTTTCCCGGCGGACCAGCAGCCGGCCTGGAGCATTGCTCCGAACAGCCAGGTGCTGCTGGTGCGCAGCGTGGGTGGGCAACGTCAGCTCGAGCGGGTGCGCTGGGGGTTGACGCCGGCTTGGCTGACCGACTTGACCAAGACCCCGGCGCAGGCGCGCGCGGAAACCCTCGCCGAGCAGCCGATGTTCCGTGAGGCGTTCGTCGCGCGTCGCGGTCTGCTGCCGGCCAACGGTTTCTATGAGTGGCGGGGGAGCGTGCGCAAGCGCCCGTACTGGCTGACTGGCGAAGCACCGACGCTGTACTTCGCGGCGCTTTGGGAAGCCTACCCGGTCAGCGGTCATACCTACCTGAGCGCGGCCGTGGTGACGTTAGCGGCGGCCAATCAACGCCGACCGCTGATCCTCGATGAGGCCGGTCAGGCCGCCTGGCTAGCGGCGGAAACAGCGTTGCCCGAGCTGCATGGGCTGCTCTGCCAAGCACAGCCGCAACTGCGCGAACGGCCGCTGGCCACCCTGGTCAATGATCCCAAGCTCAATGGGCCGGAGTGCCTGACGCCGGCCTAA
- a CDS encoding 2-hydroxyacid dehydrogenase — protein sequence MTNRAVFLDLASLDLGDLDLIPLRQSFDELVVHDASRPEEIAERLRGAQVVISNKAPIDATTLASCPDLKLVLLSATGTNNVDLDAARAQGVRVCNCQGYGTPSVAQHTLMLLLALATRLPDYHDAVRAGRWQQASQFCLLDFPIIELQGKTLGLLGHGELGGAVAKLAEALGMRVLLGQLPGRPARDGRLPLSELLPQVDALTLHCPLNEQTRNLIGAAELRLMKPSALLINTARGGLIDEQALADALRAGHLGGAATDVLTEEPPRQGNPLLAGDIPRLIITPHNAWGSREARQRIVGQLSENAQAFFAGAPIRVVG from the coding sequence ATGACTAACCGTGCCGTTTTTCTCGATCTTGCTTCCCTCGACCTAGGTGATCTTGATCTGATCCCGCTGCGCCAGTCGTTCGACGAACTGGTCGTGCATGACGCCAGCCGCCCGGAAGAAATTGCCGAACGCCTGCGCGGCGCGCAGGTGGTGATCAGCAACAAGGCGCCGATCGACGCCACCACCCTGGCCTCCTGCCCGGACCTCAAGCTGGTGCTGCTGTCGGCCACCGGTACCAACAATGTCGACCTGGACGCCGCGCGCGCCCAGGGCGTGCGTGTCTGCAACTGCCAGGGCTACGGCACCCCATCGGTCGCCCAGCACACCTTGATGCTGCTGCTCGCCCTCGCCACCCGCCTGCCCGACTACCACGACGCGGTACGGGCCGGGCGCTGGCAGCAGGCGAGCCAGTTCTGCCTGCTGGATTTCCCGATCATCGAGTTGCAAGGCAAGACCCTCGGCCTGCTCGGACATGGCGAACTGGGCGGCGCGGTGGCCAAGCTCGCCGAAGCGCTGGGCATGCGCGTGTTGCTCGGTCAGCTGCCCGGCCGCCCGGCGCGCGACGGGCGCCTGCCGTTGAGCGAATTGCTGCCGCAGGTGGATGCCCTGACCCTGCACTGCCCACTCAACGAACAAACCCGCAACCTGATCGGCGCCGCCGAGCTACGGCTGATGAAACCCAGCGCCTTGCTGATCAATACCGCACGGGGCGGCTTGATCGACGAACAGGCGCTGGCCGATGCCTTGCGCGCCGGTCACCTGGGCGGTGCGGCCACCGATGTGTTGACCGAAGAGCCGCCGCGCCAGGGCAATCCACTGCTGGCCGGCGACATCCCGCGACTGATCATCACCCCGCACAACGCCTGGGGCAGCCGCGAGGCGCGCCAACGCATCGTTGGTCAGTTGAGCGAAAATGCCCAGGCCTTCTTCGCCGGTGCACCGATCCGCGTGGTCGGCTAA
- a CDS encoding ester cyclase translates to MTLDDMKRLIRQHIDLSWNRGRLALAEHLHSKTFLYKSSFAGHPINSAAFVALVQEIRGAMPDLEVVVEECLAEGNKVFSWSTLIGTISKPAFGYPVSDKVLSISAMACWTIGSNGLIEEICTMFDMESFRAQLGLQSRPLAETALP, encoded by the coding sequence ATGACCCTGGACGACATGAAACGGCTGATTCGCCAGCACATCGATCTATCTTGGAATCGTGGGCGGCTGGCTCTCGCCGAGCACCTACACAGCAAGACCTTTCTGTACAAAAGCTCGTTTGCCGGTCACCCCATAAATAGCGCCGCTTTCGTCGCTCTGGTTCAGGAAATCCGCGGTGCCATGCCGGATCTGGAGGTGGTGGTCGAGGAGTGCCTGGCCGAGGGCAACAAGGTGTTCAGCTGGAGCACGCTGATCGGCACTATCAGCAAACCGGCGTTTGGCTATCCGGTCAGCGACAAGGTGTTGAGTATTTCCGCCATGGCCTGCTGGACCATCGGCAGCAACGGCTTGATCGAAGAAATCTGCACCATGTTCGACATGGAAAGCTTCCGCGCTCAGCTGGGGCTGCAGTCTCGCCCGCTGGCGGAAACCGCCCTGCCGTAA
- a CDS encoding NAD-dependent epimerase/dehydratase family protein — protein MKIGVLGATGLLGHHCARAVRAAGHQLVLIHRPSSRIERLAYLEPEYRSAELLDHQALSRALQGLDGVMFCAGYYPTKPRRWQDDVSNALSRSKHFYAACQAARVPRILYVGAAIALPRHPRGLPGHEGLFHEAMPSWRNAYLLSKWALDEQAREQARSGLPVVIGIPGMSLGEFDVGPSTGRLITAMSNGLMSRYVSGQRNLIDASDAGRGLLLALEKGRIGERYLLTGHNIDMRELTGRVAALLGVPAPTPLPLPAAKLLAGLGRVRYRLTGKLPLLDDTTIAVMAGGQYLDGQKARDELGFVAETSVEETLTRTIQWFRANGYLN, from the coding sequence GTGAAGATTGGCGTTCTGGGGGCGACCGGTTTGCTCGGTCATCATTGCGCCCGCGCGGTGCGGGCGGCCGGCCACCAATTGGTGCTGATCCACCGGCCATCCTCACGCATCGAGCGGTTGGCCTATCTCGAGCCGGAATACCGCTCCGCCGAGTTGCTCGATCACCAGGCCCTGAGCCGCGCCTTGCAGGGGCTGGACGGGGTGATGTTCTGCGCCGGTTACTACCCCACCAAGCCGCGGCGCTGGCAGGACGATGTGTCCAACGCGTTGAGCCGCAGCAAGCACTTCTACGCGGCCTGTCAGGCCGCACGGGTACCGCGGATTCTCTATGTCGGCGCGGCCATCGCCTTGCCACGCCATCCACGGGGCCTGCCAGGGCATGAAGGGTTGTTCCACGAAGCCATGCCGAGCTGGCGCAATGCCTATCTGCTGAGCAAGTGGGCGCTCGACGAGCAGGCCCGCGAGCAGGCGCGTAGCGGTTTACCAGTGGTGATCGGCATTCCTGGTATGAGCCTCGGCGAATTCGATGTCGGACCGAGCACCGGGCGTTTGATTACCGCCATGAGCAACGGCCTGATGAGCCGTTACGTATCGGGCCAGCGCAACCTGATCGATGCCAGCGATGCCGGGCGCGGTTTGCTGTTGGCATTGGAGAAAGGGCGCATTGGCGAGCGCTATCTGCTCACCGGGCACAACATCGATATGCGCGAACTGACTGGGCGGGTCGCGGCGTTACTGGGTGTGCCGGCGCCGACCCCGTTGCCATTGCCGGCCGCCAAGCTACTCGCCGGGCTCGGTCGAGTGCGTTATCGACTGACCGGCAAGCTGCCGTTGCTGGACGACACGACGATTGCGGTGATGGCGGGCGGGCAGTATCTGGATGGCCAGAAAGCCCGTGACGAACTCGGCTTTGTCGCCGAAACGTCGGTGGAAGAGACGCTGACCCGCACCATCCAGTGGTTTCGGGCCAACGGCTATCTGAACTAA
- a CDS encoding M48 family metallopeptidase — protein sequence MVSLFRLGGLSAALLLAGCQAVNTTSGGAVGVERKQYMFSMLSTDQVNQMYAQSYQQTLSEASGKGVLDKNSAQSRQVDNVARRLIAQAPVFRPDAAQWDWQVNLIDSQELNANCGPGGKIIVYSGLIDQLKLSDDELAAVMGHEIAHALREHGREAMSKAYGVQMASQIGAAMGVGAGSMQMANMGVEYLMTLPNSRSNENEADLIGLELAARAGYNPNAAVTLWNKMAQASEGAPPEFMSTHPSSGSRISALQAAIPKVMPLYEQAKGRQ from the coding sequence ATGGTTTCCTTGTTTCGTCTTGGCGGGTTGAGCGCAGCGTTGCTGCTGGCAGGTTGTCAGGCGGTGAATACCACCAGCGGCGGCGCCGTTGGCGTCGAGCGCAAACAGTACATGTTCAGCATGCTGTCGACCGACCAGGTCAATCAGATGTATGCCCAGTCCTATCAGCAAACCCTGAGCGAAGCCTCGGGCAAGGGCGTGCTGGACAAAAACAGCGCGCAGTCCCGCCAGGTCGATAACGTCGCGCGCCGCTTGATCGCCCAGGCGCCGGTGTTCCGCCCGGACGCCGCGCAGTGGGACTGGCAGGTCAATCTGATCGATAGCCAAGAGCTCAACGCCAACTGCGGGCCGGGCGGCAAGATCATCGTCTACAGCGGCCTGATCGATCAGCTCAAACTTAGCGATGACGAATTGGCCGCGGTGATGGGCCACGAAATCGCCCACGCCCTGCGCGAGCATGGCCGCGAGGCCATGTCCAAAGCCTACGGCGTGCAGATGGCCAGCCAGATCGGCGCCGCGATGGGCGTTGGCGCGGGCAGCATGCAGATGGCCAACATGGGCGTGGAGTACCTGATGACTCTGCCCAACAGCCGCAGCAATGAGAACGAGGCTGACTTGATCGGCCTGGAGCTGGCGGCCCGCGCCGGCTACAACCCCAACGCCGCGGTCACCCTGTGGAACAAGATGGCCCAGGCCAGCGAAGGCGCGCCGCCGGAGTTCATGAGCACCCACCCATCGTCCGGCAGCCGCATCTCCGCGTTGCAGGCGGCGATCCCCAAAGTGATGCCGCTGTATGAGCAGGCCAAAGGCCGTCAATGA
- the mapR gene encoding GntR family transcriptional regulator MpaR (MapR regulates genes involved in Pseudomonas quinolone signal (PQS) production and anthranilate metabolism), with protein MKRYEQFADQIAHLIRSGVLAAGDKVPSVRHASRTYRVSPSTVFQAYYLLEDRGLISARPRSGYFVRELAEHPLAEPQATAQAARTTSVDVSELVFSVLGSLKDPHTVPFGSAFPSPELFPLARLARSMAHALRDMPAHAVIADMTAGNPDLRRQIALRYMASGVRLPLEELVISNGAMEALNLCLQCVTSPGDLVAIESPAFYATLQVLERLQLKAVEIPVHPREGIDLATLADSLARLPIKACWFMSSLQNPLGASISEDNKRALYELLHQHQVPLIEDDVYAELYYGSQPPKPVKSFDRDGLVMHCGSFSKSLAPGYRVGWVAGGRYAEQISRLKLMTTISPSVPAQAAIADYLQHGGYDRHLRKLRHALESQQDAMLASAARHFPPGTRVSRPSGGYFLWFEFPAAVDSLQLFQLALAQGISLAPGPIFSATRGFRNCARLNHGHPWTAQSERAMEVLGRILATF; from the coding sequence ATGAAACGCTACGAACAATTCGCCGACCAGATCGCTCACCTGATCCGCTCCGGGGTGCTCGCCGCCGGCGACAAGGTGCCGTCGGTGCGGCATGCCAGCCGCACCTACCGGGTTAGCCCATCGACCGTGTTCCAGGCTTATTACCTGCTCGAAGATCGCGGTCTGATCAGCGCCCGGCCGCGCTCCGGCTACTTCGTCCGCGAACTGGCCGAGCACCCGCTGGCCGAACCGCAGGCCACTGCCCAAGCCGCGCGCACCACCTCGGTGGACGTCAGCGAGCTGGTGTTCTCGGTGCTCGGCTCGCTGAAAGACCCGCACACCGTGCCATTCGGTTCGGCCTTTCCGAGCCCTGAACTGTTTCCCCTCGCGCGCCTGGCGCGCTCGATGGCTCATGCCCTGCGCGACATGCCGGCGCACGCGGTGATCGCCGACATGACCGCCGGCAATCCCGACCTGCGCCGGCAGATCGCCCTGCGTTACATGGCCAGCGGCGTGCGCCTGCCGTTGGAGGAGCTGGTGATCAGCAACGGTGCCATGGAGGCGCTGAACCTGTGTTTGCAATGCGTGACCAGCCCAGGCGATCTGGTCGCCATCGAGTCGCCGGCCTTCTACGCCACCCTGCAGGTGCTCGAACGCCTGCAGCTCAAGGCGGTGGAAATTCCCGTGCACCCGCGCGAAGGCATCGACCTGGCGACCCTCGCCGATAGCCTGGCGCGCCTGCCGATCAAGGCCTGCTGGTTCATGAGCAGCCTGCAAAATCCACTCGGCGCGAGCATCAGCGAAGACAACAAGCGCGCGCTGTACGAGCTGCTGCACCAGCATCAGGTGCCGCTGATCGAGGACGACGTGTACGCCGAGTTGTATTACGGCAGCCAGCCGCCGAAGCCGGTGAAGAGCTTCGACCGCGACGGCTTGGTGATGCACTGCGGCTCGTTCTCCAAGAGCCTGGCGCCGGGCTATCGGGTCGGCTGGGTGGCTGGCGGGCGGTATGCCGAGCAGATCAGCCGGCTCAAGCTGATGACTACTATCTCGCCCTCGGTGCCGGCCCAAGCGGCGATCGCCGATTACCTGCAGCACGGCGGCTACGATCGCCACCTGCGCAAGCTGCGGCATGCCCTGGAAAGCCAGCAAGACGCCATGCTCGCCTCCGCCGCCCGACACTTTCCGCCGGGCACGCGAGTCAGCCGACCGAGCGGCGGTTACTTTCTGTGGTTCGAGTTCCCCGCGGCGGTGGATTCGCTGCAGCTGTTCCAGCTGGCCCTGGCCCAAGGCATCAGCCTCGCCCCCGGGCCGATCTTTTCCGCCACCCGCGGCTTTCGCAACTGCGCCCGCCTCAACCACGGCCATCCGTGGACGGCGCAGAGCGAGCGGGCCATGGAAGTGCTGGGGCGGATTCTCGCGACGTTTTGA
- a CDS encoding sensor domain-containing diguanylate cyclase — MTDLSPRQPLSTRLLKPHRLLPMARLFVVSVALSLILGVAWMIDAARDARLQEAQSSTSNLAYALARHAQDTLIKADTVLVGLVERLQTDGQGPAAMPRLERFMKLQTGGLSQLLGLFAFDRDGNWLANSFNHLPSGVNNSDREYFQFHRDNPGSGPHVGLPVRSRTTGDWIIPVSRRVDDAQGQFAGVVLAAINMSYFQQFYDTFDLKDHGAITLARDDGTLLVRQPYLESMIGKKLSSSPIFSTYLRQQPVGNARFVSVMDGVERLYSYRHLEGYPLVVTAALSRDEALASWRSESYRQAAATLFVVVLLGLFGFYLIRLIKSGMLAAEQLRSARDSLETLNQRLEKLALEDELTGLANRRCLMARLDEEVLRATRHQRPLALVLLDVDHFKQFNDLYGHNAGDECLRNVAQALRCGQKRPGDLAARYGGEEFCVLLPETDAAGAESVAELIRHTLQAQHIVHAGSSFGVVTISAGLHVLVPSGEGESAAALLHCADRALYQAKAAGRNRVRRFDLSLFKEKL; from the coding sequence ATGACCGATCTGTCGCCACGCCAACCGCTTTCGACGCGCTTGCTCAAACCTCACAGGCTGCTGCCGATGGCACGGCTGTTCGTGGTGTCGGTGGCGCTGTCGCTGATTCTCGGCGTGGCCTGGATGATCGATGCGGCCCGCGACGCCCGGCTGCAGGAAGCGCAAAGTTCGACCTCCAACCTCGCCTACGCTCTGGCGCGCCATGCGCAGGACACCCTGATCAAGGCCGACACCGTATTGGTCGGGCTGGTCGAGCGGCTGCAGACCGATGGCCAGGGACCGGCGGCCATGCCCCGCTTGGAACGCTTTATGAAGCTGCAGACTGGCGGGCTGTCGCAGTTGCTCGGTCTGTTCGCCTTCGATCGCGACGGTAACTGGCTGGCCAATTCGTTCAACCATCTTCCATCCGGCGTCAATAACAGCGACCGCGAGTATTTCCAGTTTCATCGCGATAACCCCGGCAGTGGTCCGCATGTCGGCCTGCCTGTGCGCAGCCGCACCACCGGCGACTGGATCATTCCGGTCTCGCGGCGGGTCGACGATGCGCAAGGCCAGTTCGCCGGCGTGGTGCTGGCGGCGATCAACATGAGCTACTTCCAGCAGTTCTACGACACCTTCGATCTGAAGGATCACGGTGCCATTACTCTGGCTCGCGATGACGGCACGCTGCTGGTGCGTCAGCCGTACCTGGAGAGCATGATCGGCAAGAAGCTGTCTTCCAGCCCGATTTTCAGCACCTACCTGCGTCAGCAACCGGTCGGTAACGCGCGCTTCGTCTCTGTCATGGATGGTGTCGAGCGGCTGTACAGCTACCGGCATCTGGAAGGCTACCCGCTGGTGGTCACCGCGGCGCTGTCGCGGGATGAAGCGCTGGCCAGCTGGCGCAGCGAGTCGTATCGACAGGCGGCTGCGACACTTTTCGTGGTCGTGCTGCTGGGTTTGTTCGGCTTCTACCTGATTCGTTTGATCAAGTCCGGGATGCTTGCCGCAGAGCAGCTGCGCAGCGCTCGCGACAGCCTGGAAACGCTGAATCAGCGCCTGGAAAAGCTGGCCCTGGAGGACGAGCTGACTGGCTTGGCCAACCGCCGCTGCTTGATGGCCCGGCTGGACGAGGAGGTCCTGCGAGCCACGCGTCATCAACGGCCGCTGGCCTTGGTGCTGCTGGACGTCGATCACTTCAAGCAGTTCAACGACCTGTATGGCCATAACGCCGGCGACGAGTGTCTGCGCAACGTGGCGCAGGCGCTACGCTGTGGCCAGAAGCGCCCGGGCGATCTGGCGGCGCGTTACGGTGGCGAGGAGTTCTGCGTGCTGCTGCCGGAAACCGATGCGGCGGGCGCTGAGAGCGTCGCCGAATTGATTCGGCATACCCTGCAAGCCCAGCACATCGTGCATGCCGGCAGCTCGTTCGGCGTGGTGACTATCAGCGCCGGGCTGCACGTGCTGGTGCCGTCTGGCGAGGGCGAAAGTGCGGCTGCTTTGCTGCATTGTGCCGACCGGGCGCTGTATCAGGCCAAGGCTGCTGGGCGCAATCGGGTGCGGCGGTTCGATCTCAGCCTGTTCAAGGAAAAGCTCTAA
- a CDS encoding TMEM165/GDT1 family protein produces the protein MESLLVPTGIVAIAEIGDKTQLLALLLAARFRKPWPIIAGIVAATLANHFAAGAIGNWVASFFSAVTLSWILAASFAAVALWTLVPDKMDDDEASKFKRYGPFLTTLIAFFLAEMGDKTQIATVMLAAQYPHLLMVVIGTTVGMLLANVPVVLAGNFAAERLPLDLIRKIAAIAFAILAAAAGYHALQLSGFI, from the coding sequence CTGGAATCCCTACTGGTCCCTACCGGAATCGTTGCCATCGCCGAAATCGGTGATAAGACGCAGCTGCTCGCCCTGCTGCTGGCCGCACGCTTTCGCAAGCCCTGGCCGATCATCGCCGGGATCGTCGCCGCGACCCTGGCCAACCATTTCGCCGCCGGCGCCATCGGCAACTGGGTCGCCAGTTTCTTCTCCGCCGTGACCCTCAGCTGGATTCTGGCTGCCTCGTTCGCCGCCGTGGCGCTATGGACGCTGGTGCCGGACAAAATGGATGACGACGAAGCCTCGAAATTCAAACGCTATGGCCCGTTCCTCACCACCCTGATCGCTTTCTTCCTGGCCGAGATGGGCGATAAGACGCAGATCGCCACGGTGATGCTCGCCGCGCAATACCCGCACCTGCTGATGGTAGTGATCGGCACCACGGTGGGCATGCTGCTGGCTAACGTACCGGTGGTACTAGCGGGCAACTTTGCCGCCGAGCGCTTACCGCTGGATCTGATTCGCAAGATTGCTGCCATCGCCTTCGCCATTCTGGCGGCAGCTGCCGGCTACCACGCCTTGCAACTGAGCGGCTTCATCTGA
- a CDS encoding LysE family translocator, with translation MYWAEFLTVVLIHLLAVASPGPDFAIVVRESVANGRRAGTWTALGVGTGIFVHVGYSLLGIGLIVSQSILLFNALKWLAAAYLLYIGIKALRAKPAAPASLESSSVEPLARSSRGAFVTGFVTNGLNPKATLFFLSLFTVVIDPHTPHWVQAGYGVYLALATALWFCLVARLFSQQRVRAGFARMGHWFDRAMGAVLIALGVKLAFTQLR, from the coding sequence ATGTACTGGGCGGAATTCCTTACCGTTGTCCTCATTCACCTACTGGCTGTCGCCAGCCCCGGTCCGGATTTCGCCATCGTGGTGCGTGAAAGCGTGGCCAACGGTCGCCGCGCCGGTACCTGGACTGCGCTGGGCGTCGGCACCGGGATTTTCGTGCATGTCGGCTATTCGCTGCTCGGCATCGGCTTGATCGTCTCGCAGTCGATTCTGCTGTTCAACGCGCTGAAATGGCTGGCCGCGGCTTACTTGCTGTACATCGGCATCAAGGCCCTGCGCGCCAAGCCGGCGGCGCCGGCCAGCCTCGAGTCGTCCAGCGTCGAGCCACTGGCGCGCAGCTCTCGCGGCGCTTTCGTCACCGGCTTCGTCACCAACGGTCTGAACCCCAAGGCGACGTTGTTCTTTCTCTCGCTGTTCACCGTGGTCATCGACCCGCACACCCCACATTGGGTGCAGGCCGGCTATGGCGTTTACCTGGCGCTGGCCACTGCGCTGTGGTTCTGCCTGGTGGCGCGGTTGTTCAGCCAGCAGCGCGTGCGCGCCGGTTTCGCGCGCATGGGCCATTGGTTCGACCGGGCGATGGGTGCGGTGTTGATTGCCTTGGGCGTGAAGCTGGCGTTCACCCAGCTGCGCTAG
- a CDS encoding class I SAM-dependent methyltransferase: MDPRSEVLLRQAELFGGNLLLAGLPADDLLAELPHAQGWSWHAGDQARLEQRFTGRSQFGVAPPATAFSAAVLFLPKSRELTDYLLTALAARLPGAELFLVGEKRAGIERAAKQLQPFGQPYKLDSARHCQLWKVQVEQTPAAPDLEGLARRYELPLEDGPLQVVSLPGVFSHGRLDRGTALLLGQLDNLPAGHLLDFGCGAGVLGAVLKRRYPHNRVTMLDVDAFAAASSRLTLAANALDAEVLCGDGIAAAPLELSAILSNPPFHEGVHTHYQASEDLLREAARHLQPGGELRLVANSFLKYPPLIEQYLGACQTLASGDGFRIYRARRKA, encoded by the coding sequence ATGGACCCGCGAAGCGAAGTGCTGCTGCGCCAAGCCGAACTGTTCGGCGGCAACCTGCTGCTGGCCGGCTTACCAGCTGACGATTTGCTCGCCGAGTTGCCGCACGCCCAGGGCTGGAGCTGGCACGCCGGCGATCAGGCGCGACTCGAGCAACGCTTCACCGGTCGCAGCCAGTTCGGCGTCGCACCACCGGCAACCGCATTCAGCGCCGCCGTACTGTTCCTGCCGAAATCCCGCGAACTCACCGATTACCTGCTCACCGCCCTGGCCGCGCGCCTGCCCGGCGCCGAACTGTTCCTGGTCGGCGAGAAACGCGCCGGTATCGAGCGCGCGGCCAAGCAACTGCAACCCTTCGGCCAGCCGTACAAGCTCGATAGCGCGCGGCACTGCCAATTGTGGAAGGTGCAGGTCGAGCAGACGCCCGCCGCGCCCGATCTCGAAGGGTTGGCGCGCCGTTATGAATTGCCGCTGGAGGATGGCCCACTGCAGGTGGTCAGCCTGCCCGGGGTGTTCAGCCATGGCCGCCTGGATCGCGGCACCGCGCTATTGCTCGGTCAGCTCGACAATCTGCCAGCCGGACATTTGCTCGATTTCGGTTGCGGCGCAGGAGTCCTGGGTGCGGTGCTCAAGCGCCGCTACCCACACAACCGGGTGACCATGCTGGACGTCGATGCCTTCGCCGCCGCCAGCAGCCGTCTGACCCTGGCCGCCAATGCGCTGGACGCCGAGGTACTGTGCGGTGACGGCATCGCCGCCGCGCCGCTAGAGCTCAGCGCGATTCTCAGTAATCCGCCGTTCCACGAGGGCGTGCATACCCATTACCAGGCCAGCGAAGATCTGCTGCGCGAGGCCGCCCGCCATTTGCAGCCCGGAGGCGAGTTGCGCCTGGTGGCCAACAGTTTTCTCAAATACCCGCCATTGATCGAGCAGTACCTCGGCGCCTGCCAGACCCTCGCCAGCGGCGACGGCTTCCGCATCTACCGCGCGCGGCGCAAAGCGTAG